One Pseudomonas entomophila genomic window carries:
- the carB gene encoding carbamoyl-phosphate synthase large subunit produces MPKRTDIKSILILGAGPIVIGQACEFDYSGAQACKALREEGFRVILVNSNPATIMTDPAMADATYIEPIKWQSVAKIIEKERPDAVLPTMGGQTALNCALDLERHGVLEKFGVEMIGANADTIDKAEDRSRFDKAMKDIGLECPRSGIAHSMEEANAVLEKLGFPCIIRPSFTMGGTGGGIAYNREEFEEICTRGLDLSPTKELLIDESLIGWKEYEMEVVRDKKDNCIIVCSIENFDPMGVHTGDSITVAPAQTLTDKEYQIMRNASLAVLREIGVETGGSNVQFGICPNTGRMVVIEMNPRVSRSSALASKATGFPIAKIAAKLAIGYTLDELQNDITGGRTPASFEPSIDYVVTKLPRFAFEKFPKADARLTTQMKSVGEVMAIGRTFQESLQKALRGLEVGACGLDPKVDLASPEAAGILKRELTVPGAERIWYVADAMRSGMTCEEIFALTGIDMWFLVQMEDLIKEEEKVKTLALSAIDKDYMLRLKRKGFSDQRLAKLLGITDKNLRRHRHKLEVFPVYKRVDTCAAEFATDTAYLYSTYEEECEANPSTRDKIMILGGGPNRIGQGIEFDYCCVHAALALREDGYETIMVNCNPETVSTDYDTSDRLYFEPLTLEDVLEVCRVEKPKGVIVHYGGQTPLKLARALEEAGVPIIGTSPDAIDRAEDRERFQQMVQRLNLLQPPNATVRSEEEAISAAGGIGYPLVVRPSYVLGGRAMEIVYELDELKRYLREAVQVSNDSPVLLDHFLNCAIEMDVDAVCDGTDVVIGAIMQHIEQAGVHSGDSACSLPPYSLSQEVQDEVRVQVKKMALELGVVGLMNVQLALQGDKIYVIEVNPRASRTVPFVSKCIGTSLAMIAARVMAGKSLKELGFTQEIIPNFYSVKEAVFPFAKFPGVDPILGPEMKSTGEVMGVGDSFGEAFAKAQMGASEVLPTGGTAFISVRDDDKPQVAGVARDLIALGFEVVATAGTAKVIEAAGLKVRRVNKVTEGRPHVVDMIKNDEVSLIINTTEGRQSIADSYSIRRNALQHKIYCTTTIAAGEAICEALKFGPEKTVRRLQDLHAGLKA; encoded by the coding sequence ATGCCAAAACGTACAGACATCAAAAGCATCCTGATTCTCGGCGCCGGCCCGATCGTGATCGGCCAGGCCTGCGAATTCGACTATTCCGGCGCCCAGGCCTGTAAAGCCCTGCGCGAGGAAGGTTTCCGCGTCATCCTGGTGAACTCCAACCCAGCCACCATCATGACCGACCCGGCCATGGCCGACGCCACCTACATCGAGCCGATCAAGTGGCAGTCGGTGGCCAAGATCATCGAGAAAGAGCGCCCTGACGCCGTCCTGCCGACCATGGGTGGCCAGACCGCGCTGAACTGCGCCCTGGACCTGGAGCGCCACGGCGTTCTGGAGAAGTTCGGCGTGGAGATGATCGGTGCCAACGCCGACACCATCGACAAGGCCGAAGACCGTTCGCGCTTCGACAAGGCGATGAAAGACATCGGCCTGGAGTGCCCGCGCTCCGGTATCGCCCACAGCATGGAAGAGGCCAACGCAGTCCTCGAGAAGCTCGGCTTCCCATGCATCATCCGCCCGTCGTTCACCATGGGCGGCACCGGTGGCGGTATCGCCTACAACCGTGAAGAATTCGAAGAAATCTGCACCCGTGGCCTGGACCTGTCGCCGACCAAGGAACTGCTGATCGACGAATCGCTGATCGGCTGGAAGGAATACGAGATGGAGGTGGTCCGCGACAAGAAGGACAACTGCATCATCGTCTGCTCGATCGAGAACTTCGACCCGATGGGCGTGCACACCGGCGACTCGATCACCGTCGCTCCGGCACAGACGCTCACCGACAAGGAATACCAGATCATGCGCAACGCCTCGCTGGCGGTGCTGCGTGAAATCGGTGTCGAGACCGGCGGCTCCAACGTGCAGTTCGGTATCTGCCCGAACACTGGCCGCATGGTCGTGATCGAGATGAACCCGCGCGTATCGCGTTCGTCGGCCCTGGCCTCGAAGGCCACCGGCTTCCCGATCGCCAAGATCGCCGCCAAGCTGGCCATCGGCTACACCCTCGACGAACTGCAGAACGACATCACCGGCGGCCGCACCCCGGCGTCCTTCGAACCGTCGATCGACTACGTCGTCACCAAGCTGCCACGCTTCGCCTTCGAGAAATTCCCGAAAGCCGACGCCCGCCTGACCACCCAGATGAAATCCGTGGGTGAAGTCATGGCCATCGGCCGTACCTTCCAGGAGTCCCTGCAGAAAGCCCTGCGCGGCCTGGAAGTCGGCGCCTGCGGCCTCGACCCGAAAGTCGACCTGGCCAGCCCTGAAGCCGCCGGCATCCTCAAGCGCGAACTGACCGTGCCGGGCGCCGAGCGCATCTGGTACGTCGCCGACGCCATGCGTTCGGGCATGACCTGCGAAGAAATCTTCGCCCTGACCGGCATCGACATGTGGTTCCTGGTTCAGATGGAAGATCTGATCAAGGAAGAAGAGAAGGTCAAGACCCTGGCCCTGTCGGCGATCGACAAGGACTACATGCTGCGCCTCAAGCGCAAGGGCTTCTCGGACCAGCGCCTGGCCAAGCTGCTGGGTATCACCGACAAGAACCTGCGTCGCCACCGCCACAAGCTGGAAGTGTTCCCGGTGTACAAGCGCGTCGACACCTGCGCCGCCGAGTTCGCCACCGACACCGCCTACCTGTACTCCACCTACGAGGAAGAGTGCGAGGCCAACCCGTCGACCCGCGACAAGATCATGATCCTGGGTGGCGGCCCGAACCGTATCGGCCAAGGCATCGAGTTCGACTACTGCTGTGTGCACGCCGCCCTGGCGCTGCGTGAAGACGGTTACGAGACCATCATGGTCAACTGCAACCCGGAAACCGTCTCCACCGACTACGACACCTCCGACCGCCTGTACTTCGAGCCGCTGACCCTGGAAGACGTGCTGGAAGTCTGCCGCGTCGAGAAGCCGAAAGGCGTCATCGTCCACTACGGCGGCCAGACCCCGCTGAAGCTGGCCCGCGCCCTGGAAGAAGCCGGCGTGCCGATCATCGGTACCAGCCCGGACGCCATCGACCGCGCTGAAGACCGCGAGCGTTTCCAGCAGATGGTTCAGCGCCTGAACCTGCTGCAGCCGCCAAACGCCACCGTACGCAGCGAAGAAGAAGCCATCAGCGCCGCTGGCGGTATCGGCTACCCGCTGGTGGTGCGCCCTTCCTACGTACTGGGCGGCCGTGCCATGGAGATCGTCTACGAACTGGACGAACTCAAGCGCTACCTGCGTGAGGCCGTACAGGTCTCGAACGACAGCCCGGTGCTGCTCGACCACTTCCTCAACTGCGCCATCGAGATGGACGTGGATGCGGTCTGCGACGGCACCGACGTGGTGATCGGCGCGATCATGCAGCACATCGAGCAGGCCGGTGTTCACTCCGGTGACTCCGCGTGCTCGCTGCCACCTTACTCGCTGAGCCAGGAAGTGCAGGACGAAGTCCGCGTCCAGGTCAAGAAAATGGCCCTGGAGCTGGGCGTGGTCGGCCTGATGAACGTGCAGCTGGCGCTGCAGGGCGACAAGATCTACGTGATCGAAGTCAACCCGCGCGCCTCGCGTACCGTGCCGTTCGTCTCCAAGTGCATCGGCACTTCGCTGGCGATGATCGCGGCCCGCGTCATGGCCGGCAAGTCGCTGAAAGAGCTGGGCTTCACCCAGGAAATCATCCCGAACTTCTACAGCGTCAAGGAAGCCGTCTTCCCGTTCGCCAAGTTCCCAGGGGTTGACCCGATCCTCGGCCCTGAGATGAAATCCACCGGTGAAGTCATGGGTGTCGGTGACAGCTTCGGTGAAGCCTTCGCCAAGGCCCAGATGGGTGCCAGCGAAGTGCTGCCGACCGGCGGTACCGCGTTCATCAGCGTGCGCGACGACGACAAGCCGCAAGTGGCTGGCGTTGCCCGCGACCTGATCGCCCTGGGCTTCGAAGTGGTCGCCACTGCCGGTACCGCCAAGGTTATCGAAGCGGCTGGCCTGAAAGTGCGCCGTGTGAACAAGGTGACCGAAGGTCGTCCGCACGTGGTCGACATGATCAAGAACGACGAAGTGTCGCTGATCATCAACACCACCGAAGGCCGCCAGTCGATCGCCGACTCCTACTCGATTCGTCGCAATGCGCTGCAGCACAAGATCTACTGCACGACCACCATTGCGGCTGGTGAAGCCATCTGCGAGGCGTTGAAATTCGGTCCGGAAAAGACCGTTCGTCGCCTGCAGGATCTGCATGCAGGACTCAAAGCATGA
- the greA gene encoding transcription elongation factor GreA: MSITKYPMTVQGARALEEEHLFLSKTERPRLSQAIGEARELGDLKENAEYHAAREEQGMVEARIRDIEGRLQNSVVIDVTTIAHTGKVIFGTTVVLANTETDEEVTYQIVGEDEADVKQGKLSSGAPIARAIIGKEEGDTVVVKTPSGTVEYEIVEVKHI, encoded by the coding sequence ATGAGCATTACCAAGTACCCGATGACCGTCCAGGGCGCTCGCGCCCTGGAAGAAGAGCATCTGTTCCTGAGCAAGACCGAGCGCCCGCGCCTGAGCCAGGCGATCGGTGAGGCTCGCGAGCTGGGTGACCTCAAGGAAAACGCCGAGTACCACGCCGCCCGCGAAGAGCAGGGCATGGTCGAGGCGCGTATCCGCGATATCGAAGGCCGTCTGCAGAACTCGGTGGTGATCGACGTCACCACCATCGCTCACACCGGCAAGGTGATTTTCGGCACCACCGTGGTGCTGGCCAACACCGAAACCGATGAAGAGGTGACCTACCAGATCGTTGGTGAAGACGAAGCCGACGTGAAGCAGGGCAAACTCTCGAGCGGTGCGCCGATTGCCCGTGCCATCATCGGCAAGGAAGAAGGTGATACGGTCGTCGTCAAGACGCCAAGCGGCACGGTCGAGTACGAGATTGTCGAAGTCAAGCACATCTGA
- the yhbY gene encoding ribosome assembly RNA-binding protein YhbY gives MPLNNEQKKQYKSIGHDLKPVLIVAGNGLNEGVIAELERALVDHELIKVEIRSEDREERAETIAELCKAGRAELVQTIGKKALIYRKNPQPNKQLSNIHRYK, from the coding sequence ATGCCGCTCAATAACGAGCAGAAGAAGCAATACAAGTCCATTGGTCATGACCTGAAGCCGGTCCTGATCGTTGCTGGCAACGGTTTGAATGAAGGCGTGATCGCCGAGCTGGAACGCGCCCTGGTCGACCACGAGCTGATCAAGGTCGAGATTCGTTCGGAAGATCGCGAAGAACGCGCCGAGACCATCGCCGAACTGTGCAAGGCCGGCCGCGCCGAGCTGGTGCAGACCATCGGCAAGAAAGCGCTGATCTACCGCAAGAACCCGCAGCCGAACAAGCAGCTGTCCAACATCCACCGTTACAAGTAA
- the rlmE gene encoding 23S rRNA (uridine(2552)-2'-O)-methyltransferase RlmE: MVQRSKSSANWLREHFNDPFVKQAQKDGYRSRASYKLLEIQEKDRLIRPGMSVIDLGAAPGGWSQVTSRLIGGQGRLIASDILEMDSIPDVTFIQGDFTQDEVLQQILQAVGDSHVDLVISDMAPNMSGTPAVDMPRAMFLCELALDLATRVLKPGGDFLIKIFQGEGFDMYLKDVRSKFDKVQMRKPSSSRDRSREQYLLGKGFKGA; the protein is encoded by the coding sequence GTGGTACAACGTTCCAAAAGCAGCGCAAACTGGCTGCGAGAACATTTCAACGATCCTTTCGTCAAGCAGGCGCAGAAGGATGGCTACCGCTCGCGCGCGAGCTACAAGCTGCTGGAGATCCAGGAAAAAGACCGCCTGATCCGTCCCGGCATGAGCGTGATCGACCTCGGTGCGGCCCCTGGTGGCTGGTCGCAGGTGACCAGTCGTCTGATTGGTGGCCAGGGGCGGCTGATCGCCTCGGACATCCTGGAGATGGACTCGATTCCGGATGTTACCTTCATCCAGGGCGACTTCACCCAGGACGAAGTGCTCCAGCAGATCCTGCAGGCGGTCGGCGATTCACATGTAGACCTTGTGATTTCCGACATGGCCCCCAATATGAGTGGTACGCCCGCGGTGGACATGCCGCGTGCCATGTTCCTCTGTGAGCTGGCCCTGGATCTGGCGACCCGCGTGCTCAAGCCTGGCGGGGATTTCCTGATCAAGATTTTCCAGGGCGAAGGTTTCGACATGTACCTGAAGGACGTGCGCAGCAAGTTCGACAAGGTGCAGATGCGCAAGCCCTCGTCCTCGCGGGACCGTTCCCGTGAACAGTACCTGTTGGGCAAGGGTTTCAAAGGCGCGTGA
- the ftsH gene encoding ATP-dependent zinc metalloprotease FtsH: MAKNLILWLIIAAVLVTVMNNFSSPNEPQTLNYSDFIQQVKDGKVERVTVDGYIITGKRTDGDNFKTVRPAITDNGLIGDLVDNHVTVEGKQPEQQSIWTQLLVASFPILVIIAVFMFFMRQMQGGAGGKGGPMSFGKSKARLLSEDQVKTTLADVAGCDEAKEEVGELVEFLRDPGKFQRLGGRIPRGVLMVGPPGTGKTLLAKAIAGEAKVPFFTISGSDFVEMFVGVGASRVRDMFEQAKKHAPCIIFIDEIDAVGRHRGAGMGGGHDEREQTLNQLLVEMDGFEMNDGIIVIAATNRPDVLDPALLRPGRFDRQVVVGLPDIRGREQILKVHMRKVPVGENVNAAVIARGTPGFSGADLANLVNEASLFAARASKRLVEMKEFELAKDKIMMGAERKTMVMSEKEKQNTAYHEAGHAIVGRVVPEHDPVYKVSIIPRGRALGVTMFLPEEDRYSLSKRALISQICSLYGGRIAEEMTLGFDGVTTGASNDIMRASQIARNMVTKWGLSEKLGPLMYAEEEGEVFLGRSAGSQHASVSGETAKLIDSEVRSIIDQCYATAKQILTENRDKLDAMAEALMKYETIDADQIDDIMAGRTPREPRDWDNDAGTSGNQASQGDRPESPIGGPAAQH; encoded by the coding sequence ATGGCAAAGAATCTGATCCTCTGGTTGATCATCGCCGCCGTCCTGGTGACGGTGATGAACAACTTCTCCAGCCCTAACGAGCCGCAGACCCTCAACTATTCCGACTTCATCCAGCAGGTCAAGGATGGCAAGGTCGAGCGCGTGACCGTCGACGGCTACATCATTACCGGCAAGCGCACCGACGGCGACAACTTCAAGACCGTCCGTCCTGCCATCACCGACAATGGCCTGATCGGCGACCTGGTCGACAACCACGTTACCGTCGAGGGCAAGCAGCCTGAGCAGCAGAGCATCTGGACTCAACTGCTGGTGGCCAGCTTCCCGATCCTCGTGATCATCGCCGTGTTCATGTTCTTCATGCGCCAGATGCAGGGCGGTGCCGGCGGCAAGGGCGGCCCGATGAGCTTTGGCAAAAGCAAGGCGCGCCTGCTCTCCGAAGACCAGGTCAAGACCACCCTGGCCGACGTCGCGGGTTGCGACGAAGCCAAGGAAGAAGTTGGCGAGCTGGTCGAATTCCTGCGCGACCCAGGCAAGTTCCAGCGCCTGGGTGGCCGTATCCCGCGTGGCGTGTTGATGGTCGGCCCGCCCGGTACCGGTAAAACCTTGTTGGCCAAAGCCATCGCTGGTGAAGCCAAGGTGCCGTTCTTCACCATTTCCGGTTCGGACTTCGTCGAGATGTTCGTCGGCGTGGGTGCCAGCCGTGTCCGTGACATGTTCGAGCAGGCCAAGAAACACGCCCCCTGCATCATCTTCATCGACGAGATCGACGCCGTGGGTCGCCACCGCGGTGCCGGCATGGGCGGTGGTCACGATGAGCGCGAGCAGACGCTGAACCAATTGCTGGTCGAGATGGATGGTTTCGAGATGAATGACGGCATCATCGTCATCGCCGCCACCAACCGTCCCGACGTGCTCGACCCGGCGCTGCTGCGTCCTGGTCGCTTCGACCGCCAGGTGGTGGTCGGCCTGCCGGACATTCGCGGTCGCGAGCAGATTCTCAAGGTACACATGCGCAAGGTGCCAGTTGGCGAGAACGTCAATGCGGCGGTCATTGCCCGTGGTACGCCGGGCTTCTCCGGTGCCGACCTGGCCAACCTGGTCAACGAGGCCTCGCTGTTCGCTGCCCGCGCCAGCAAGCGCCTGGTCGAGATGAAGGAGTTCGAGCTGGCCAAGGACAAGATCATGATGGGCGCCGAGCGCAAGACCATGGTCATGTCCGAGAAAGAGAAGCAGAACACCGCTTATCATGAAGCCGGCCACGCCATCGTTGGTCGTGTGGTACCCGAGCATGACCCGGTGTACAAGGTTTCGATCATTCCGCGTGGCCGTGCCCTGGGTGTGACCATGTTCCTGCCGGAAGAGGACCGTTACAGCCTCTCCAAGCGCGCGCTGATCAGCCAGATCTGCTCGCTGTATGGTGGCCGTATCGCCGAAGAAATGACGCTGGGCTTCGACGGTGTGACCACCGGTGCCTCCAACGACATCATGCGTGCCAGCCAGATTGCCCGGAACATGGTCACCAAGTGGGGCCTGTCCGAGAAGCTCGGCCCGCTGATGTACGCCGAAGAAGAGGGCGAGGTGTTCCTCGGTCGCAGCGCGGGTAGCCAGCATGCCAGCGTCTCGGGCGAGACCGCCAAGCTGATCGACTCGGAAGTGCGCAGCATCATCGACCAGTGCTATGCGACCGCCAAGCAGATCCTGACGGAAAACCGCGACAAGCTCGATGCAATGGCCGAGGCCTTGATGAAGTACGAAACCATCGATGCCGACCAGATCGACGACATCATGGCAGGTCGCACGCCACGCGAGCCGCGTGACTGGGACAACGATGCCGGTACTTCCGGTAATCAGGCATCCCAGGGTGACCGTCCGGAATCGCCGATCGGCGGTCCAGCGGCTCAACACTAA
- the folP gene encoding dihydropteroate synthase codes for MTSQQYPTRLPCGNRVLDLSRTHVMGILNITPDSFSDGGRFSQRDEALRHAEAMVAAGATLIDVGGESTRPGARAVSPTEELERVAPIVEAINSRLDAIISVDTSTPAVMRESARLGAGLINDVRALERDGALDAAADTGLPVCLMHMRGEPGNMQDNPHYENVTADVGRYLEQRMAACAAAGIGAERIILDPGFGFAKTLEHNLSLFKHMEALYRLGRPLLVGVSRKSMIGLTLDRPVDERLYGSLALAALAMTKGASILRVHDVAETVDVVRMIAAVQGAE; via the coding sequence ATGACCTCACAGCAGTACCCGACCCGGTTGCCTTGCGGCAACCGGGTTCTTGATTTGTCCCGTACCCATGTCATGGGTATTCTCAATATCACCCCTGATTCCTTCTCTGATGGCGGGCGCTTCAGTCAGCGCGATGAAGCGTTGCGCCATGCCGAAGCGATGGTGGCGGCTGGTGCGACACTGATTGATGTTGGTGGTGAGTCCACCCGCCCAGGTGCGCGAGCGGTGTCGCCTACTGAAGAACTAGAGCGTGTCGCGCCCATTGTCGAGGCCATCAATAGCCGGTTGGACGCAATCATTTCCGTCGATACCTCGACACCGGCGGTCATGCGCGAATCTGCCCGTCTAGGTGCGGGGCTGATCAATGACGTGCGTGCCCTGGAGCGTGATGGCGCCCTCGACGCAGCGGCCGACACCGGCCTGCCCGTTTGCCTGATGCATATGCGCGGTGAGCCGGGTAACATGCAGGACAACCCGCATTACGAAAACGTGACCGCCGATGTGGGGCGCTACCTCGAACAGCGCATGGCTGCCTGCGCGGCGGCTGGCATCGGCGCTGAACGCATCATCCTTGATCCGGGCTTCGGTTTTGCCAAGACACTTGAGCATAACCTCAGTCTGTTCAAGCACATGGAGGCGCTTTACCGCCTCGGGCGCCCGCTATTGGTAGGGGTGTCGCGCAAGAGCATGATCGGCCTCACGCTGGATCGGCCAGTGGACGAGCGGCTTTACGGCAGCCTCGCGCTGGCAGCCTTGGCGATGACCAAGGGCGCGAGCATCCTGCGCGTGCACGATGTGGCCGAAACCGTCGATGTGGTGCGTATGATCGCCGCCGTGCAGGGCGCCGAATAA
- the glmM gene encoding phosphoglucosamine mutase, which yields MSRKYFGTDGIRGRVGQFPITPDFMLKLGWAAGMAFRKQGHCRVLVGKDTRISGYMFESALEAGLSAAGADVMLLGPMPTPAIAYLTRTFHAEAGIVISASHNPHDDNGIKFFSGSGTKLPDEVELMIEELLDQPMTVVESGKLGKVSRINDAAGRYIEFCKSSVPTSTSFEGLKIVVDCAHGATYKVAPSVFRELGAEVTVLHAAPDGLNINENCGSTHIESLQAAVLVGHADLGIAFDGDGDRVLMVDHTGAIVDGDELLYIIGRDLHDRGKLQGGVVGTLMSNLGLELAFKELDIPFVRAKVGDRYVMAELLEREWLLGGENSGHVVCCNHTTTGDAIIAALQVLMALKRKGETLAQARQGVRKCPQVLINVRFEAGKSDPLKNPLVKEASDKATEAMAGRGRVLLRKSGTEPLVRVMVEGDDENQVRGHAEALAKLVAEVCA from the coding sequence ATGAGCAGAAAATACTTTGGTACCGACGGTATCCGTGGCCGTGTTGGCCAGTTCCCGATCACCCCGGACTTCATGCTGAAACTTGGCTGGGCGGCGGGCATGGCCTTCCGCAAGCAAGGGCATTGCCGTGTGCTGGTGGGCAAGGACACTCGCATTTCCGGTTACATGTTCGAGTCCGCGCTTGAGGCCGGGCTGTCCGCCGCCGGTGCCGACGTCATGCTGCTCGGGCCGATGCCAACGCCGGCTATCGCCTACCTGACCCGTACTTTTCATGCCGAAGCCGGGATCGTCATCAGTGCATCGCACAACCCGCATGACGACAACGGCATCAAGTTTTTCTCCGGTAGTGGCACAAAACTGCCCGATGAAGTCGAGCTGATGATCGAGGAGCTGCTCGATCAGCCGATGACGGTCGTCGAGTCCGGCAAGCTGGGCAAGGTGTCGCGGATCAACGACGCCGCAGGTCGCTATATCGAGTTCTGCAAGAGCAGCGTACCGACCAGTACCAGCTTCGAAGGGCTCAAGATCGTCGTGGATTGCGCCCATGGCGCCACCTACAAGGTCGCGCCCAGCGTGTTCCGTGAGCTGGGTGCCGAGGTGACGGTACTGCACGCAGCGCCTGATGGTCTGAACATCAATGAAAATTGCGGCTCGACCCACATCGAGTCGCTGCAAGCCGCAGTGCTGGTGGGGCATGCCGACCTGGGTATCGCTTTCGATGGCGACGGTGACCGGGTACTGATGGTCGACCATACCGGTGCCATCGTCGACGGTGACGAGTTGCTGTACATCATCGGTCGCGACTTGCATGACCGCGGCAAGCTGCAGGGTGGTGTGGTCGGCACGCTCATGAGCAACTTGGGCCTGGAGCTAGCCTTCAAGGAGCTGGACATCCCATTCGTGCGTGCCAAGGTCGGCGACCGTTATGTCATGGCCGAGCTGCTCGAGCGCGAGTGGCTGCTCGGTGGCGAGAACTCCGGGCATGTGGTGTGCTGCAACCACACCACTACCGGCGATGCCATCATTGCCGCGCTGCAGGTGCTGATGGCCCTCAAGCGCAAAGGCGAGACCCTTGCCCAGGCGCGCCAGGGCGTGCGCAAGTGCCCGCAGGTATTGATCAACGTGCGCTTCGAGGCGGGCAAGAGCGACCCGTTGAAAAACCCGTTGGTGAAAGAGGCGAGCGACAAGGCGACCGAGGCCATGGCCGGGCGCGGGCGCGTGCTGCTGCGCAAGTCCGGCACCGAGCCGCTGGTGCGTGTGATGGTCGAAGGCGACGACGAAAACCAGGTGCGCGGCCATGCCGAAGCCCTGGCAAAACTCGTTGCTGAAGTTTGTGCCTGA
- the tpiA gene encoding triose-phosphate isomerase: protein MRRPMVAGNWKMHGTRASVVELTQGLGNMPLPSGVEVAVFPPSLFITQVINGLEGKGINVGAQNSAVQPEQGALTGEVAPSQLAEVGCKYVLVGHSERRQIIGESDEVLNQKFAAAQQSGLTPVLCIGETLAEREAGETLEVVGRQLSSVIDAFGIKAFANAVIAYEPVWAIGTGLTASPQQAQDVHAAIRRQLAAMDAEVAANVQLLYGGSVKAANAAELFGMPDIDGGLIGGASLNADEFGAICRAAGN, encoded by the coding sequence ATGCGTCGCCCCATGGTAGCTGGTAACTGGAAGATGCACGGTACCCGCGCCAGCGTCGTAGAGCTGACTCAGGGCTTGGGCAATATGCCTCTGCCCAGCGGTGTGGAAGTCGCGGTGTTTCCGCCTTCGCTGTTTATCACTCAGGTGATTAATGGTCTGGAAGGCAAGGGGATCAACGTAGGCGCACAGAATTCTGCTGTACAGCCTGAACAAGGCGCGCTGACCGGTGAAGTTGCTCCGAGTCAGCTGGCTGAAGTCGGTTGCAAGTATGTTCTGGTCGGGCACTCCGAGCGTCGCCAGATTATTGGTGAAAGCGACGAAGTGCTGAACCAGAAGTTTGCAGCGGCTCAGCAAAGTGGTTTGACGCCGGTGCTCTGTATAGGGGAAACTCTCGCAGAGCGCGAGGCGGGCGAGACGCTCGAAGTTGTAGGGCGTCAACTAAGCAGTGTTATCGACGCGTTCGGTATCAAGGCTTTTGCCAATGCAGTAATTGCCTATGAGCCTGTTTGGGCCATCGGTACTGGTTTGACGGCCTCGCCACAGCAAGCCCAGGATGTGCATGCAGCCATCCGCAGGCAGTTGGCGGCGATGGACGCCGAAGTTGCAGCTAACGTGCAACTTCTCTACGGCGGCAGCGTGAAGGCGGCCAATGCGGCTGAACTGTTCGGCATGCCGGATATCGATGGGGGGCTCATTGGTGGAGCGTCCCTGAACGCAGACGAATTCGGTGCAATTTGTCGCGCCGCAGGAAACTGA
- the secG gene encoding preprotein translocase subunit SecG produces the protein MLETVVVVFHLLAALALVVMVLLQQGKGAEAGASFGAGASNTVFGSQGSATFLSKVTAILAATFFLTALGLGYFAKQQAHQLTQAGLPDPAVLEVKEPKPAVNDDVPVLQQQKSETTNSGDVPPPAKEQQ, from the coding sequence ATGCTGGAAACAGTCGTAGTTGTTTTTCATCTGTTGGCAGCGTTGGCACTGGTTGTAATGGTGTTGCTGCAACAGGGTAAAGGTGCGGAAGCAGGTGCATCTTTCGGCGCAGGTGCTTCAAATACTGTGTTCGGAAGCCAAGGTTCCGCTACCTTTTTGAGTAAAGTTACTGCTATACTTGCTGCCACTTTCTTTTTGACTGCTCTTGGGTTAGGATACTTCGCCAAGCAGCAAGCTCACCAGCTGACTCAAGCTGGTCTGCCAGATCCAGCAGTGCTGGAAGTCAAAGAGCCAAAGCCGGCAGTCAATGATGATGTACCGGTGCTCCAGCAGCAGAAGAGTGAAACCACCAACTCCGGTGACGTACCTCCTCCTGCGAAAGAGCAGCAGTAA
- the rimP gene encoding ribosome maturation factor RimP translates to MSSKLEQLQALLAPVVEGLGYQCWGIEYVSQGKHSVLRIYIDKEGGILVDDCEAVSRQASAILDVEDPISSEYTLEVSSPGMDRPLFTLEQFASHAGEQVKIKLRTPFEGRRNFQGLLRGVEEQDVVVQVDNHEFLLPIDSIDKANIIPSFD, encoded by the coding sequence GTGTCGAGCAAGCTAGAACAGTTGCAGGCCTTGTTGGCCCCGGTTGTCGAGGGTCTGGGCTACCAATGCTGGGGGATCGAATACGTCTCCCAGGGCAAACATTCGGTACTGCGTATCTACATCGACAAGGAAGGCGGCATCCTGGTGGACGACTGCGAAGCTGTCAGCCGTCAGGCCAGCGCCATTCTTGATGTAGAAGATCCGATCAGCTCTGAATATACCCTCGAGGTGTCCTCTCCAGGCATGGATCGCCCGCTGTTCACCCTTGAACAGTTTGCTTCGCATGCCGGCGAGCAGGTGAAGATCAAGCTGCGTACGCCCTTCGAAGGTCGTCGTAACTTCCAGGGCCTTCTCCGTGGTGTGGAGGAGCAGGATGTGGTGGTCCAGGTGGACAATCACGAATTCCTGTTGCCGATCGACTCGATCGACAAGGCCAATATTATTCCCAGTTTTGACTGA